In a genomic window of Thermodesulfatator atlanticus DSM 21156:
- a CDS encoding DUF4405 domain-containing protein → MRKYVSLFLFWSFLVLFATGIVLFIMPHGRVAYWTGWTLLGLGKDQWQAIHIVFGILMMIFGIWHIWLNWRPLVSYLKQKFVPASPLIISGAVSIVLLILCIYNLPPVNYLINFQEQIKNSWVKPVTPPPVPHAELMPIRDICLRLGARPRDVIEGLRKRGLEVPSGRISLKELAQLNGMRPVDVYRIIQEEIQQKK, encoded by the coding sequence ATGAGAAAATACGTAAGTTTATTTCTCTTCTGGAGTTTTTTAGTACTCTTTGCTACAGGGATTGTCCTTTTTATTATGCCCCACGGGCGTGTTGCCTACTGGACAGGCTGGACCCTACTTGGCCTAGGTAAAGACCAGTGGCAGGCAATTCACATCGTCTTCGGTATTCTTATGATGATTTTTGGCATTTGGCACATTTGGTTGAATTGGCGCCCTCTTGTGAGTTACCTCAAGCAAAAGTTTGTGCCAGCAAGCCCGCTTATTATTTCAGGAGCCGTTTCCATTGTCTTGCTAATTCTTTGTATCTACAATCTTCCCCCGGTAAATTATCTTATCAATTTTCAAGAACAGATTAAGAACTCCTGGGTAAAGCCTGTTACCCCGCCGCCTGTTCCTCATGCGGAGCTTATGCCTATAAGAGATATTTGCTTACGTCTTGGTGCAAGGCCGCGAGACGTAATTGAAGGCCTTCGCAAACGGGGCCTTGAAGTCCCCTCTGGACGTATCTCCCTTAAAGAGCTTGCTCAGCTTAACGGAATGCGCCCTGTTGATGTTTATCGTATTATCCAAGAAGAAATACAGCAAAAGAAATAA
- a CDS encoding slipin family protein, with protein sequence MNIPLSFLVIFAILFLVSAVKVLKEYERAVVFRLGRLIGVKGPGIIILIPLIDKMVKVDLRTVTLDVPPQEVITRDNVSVSVSAVVYFRVVDAAKAVVQVENYYFATSQLAQTTLRSICGQAELDELLAEREKLNMKIQEILDADTEPWGVKVSKVEIKEIDLPDEMKRAMAKQAEAERERRSKIINAEGELQAAEKLLQAAKMMEESPITIQLRYLQTLREVAAENNSVTLFPIPIDFFKAFLRKEERDQKIS encoded by the coding sequence ATGAATATTCCCCTTTCTTTTTTAGTAATTTTTGCAATTTTGTTTTTGGTCTCTGCTGTCAAGGTGTTGAAGGAGTATGAGCGGGCAGTAGTCTTTCGTCTCGGCCGGTTAATAGGCGTTAAAGGTCCTGGAATCATCATCCTCATCCCGTTGATAGATAAAATGGTAAAAGTTGACCTGCGTACTGTTACCCTTGACGTTCCCCCTCAAGAAGTCATTACTCGTGATAACGTGTCTGTTTCCGTAAGTGCGGTGGTCTATTTCCGGGTAGTTGACGCTGCCAAAGCCGTTGTCCAGGTTGAGAATTATTATTTTGCCACCAGTCAGCTCGCCCAGACCACCTTAAGAAGCATATGCGGGCAGGCAGAACTTGACGAGCTTCTTGCTGAACGCGAAAAATTAAACATGAAGATTCAGGAAATCCTTGACGCTGATACCGAGCCGTGGGGGGTTAAGGTCTCCAAAGTAGAAATCAAAGAGATAGACCTTCCCGATGAGATGAAAAGGGCCATGGCCAAGCAGGCCGAAGCAGAGCGTGAAAGACGCTCAAAAATCATTAACGCTGAAGGCGAACTTCAGGCTGCTGAAAAATTGCTTCAAGCTGCCAAGATGATGGAAGAATCTCCCATCACTATCCAGTTACGCTATCTCCAGACTCTCCGGGAAGTAGCGGCAGAAAACAATTCTGTAACCCTTTTCCCCATTCCCATAGACTTTTTCAAAGCCTTTTTGCGAAAAGAAGAAAGGGACCAAAAAATTAGCTAA